A portion of the Aquamicrobium lusatiense genome contains these proteins:
- a CDS encoding SDR family NAD(P)-dependent oxidoreductase produces the protein MSKGTVFATGAAGGIGEATVARLLEDGYTVVAADLSQDGLEILARRHAGQKLHIVQADLTDETAARAAVNTAREKADQIDYLVNLIGWFGTQPFVQEDSAYWRKTIAINFEALLYVTHEILPEMIARKKGKIINVTSDAGKVGQSGEAVYSGMKGAVIAWTKSLARENARYGLNINCTAPGPTETALELAQDPDIIGRVVKAIPFRRFARPSEQAAMISFLCGPDSDFITGQVYSVSGGLTMI, from the coding sequence ATGAGCAAGGGTACTGTTTTCGCCACCGGTGCAGCCGGGGGCATCGGGGAAGCTACAGTCGCTCGGCTGCTGGAGGATGGGTACACCGTCGTCGCTGCCGACCTCAGCCAAGACGGACTGGAAATCCTGGCCAGACGGCATGCGGGGCAAAAACTGCATATCGTGCAGGCGGACCTGACCGATGAGACGGCGGCGCGGGCGGCCGTGAACACGGCTCGCGAGAAGGCCGATCAGATCGACTATCTCGTCAATCTGATCGGCTGGTTCGGCACGCAACCTTTCGTGCAGGAAGACTCCGCCTACTGGCGCAAGACCATCGCCATCAATTTCGAGGCGCTGCTCTATGTGACGCACGAGATCCTGCCTGAAATGATCGCCCGCAAGAAGGGCAAGATCATCAACGTCACCTCGGATGCCGGAAAGGTAGGCCAGAGTGGCGAGGCGGTTTATTCGGGCATGAAGGGAGCTGTCATTGCCTGGACCAAGAGCCTCGCGCGCGAGAATGCACGCTATGGTCTCAACATCAACTGCACGGCGCCCGGACCGACGGAGACGGCGCTCGAACTGGCGCAGGACCCCGACATCATCGGCCGCGTAGTCAAGGCCATTCCTTTCCGCCGTTTCGCCAGGCCATCGGAGCAGGCCGCCATGATTTCTTTCCTGTGCGGGCCGGACTCCGACTTCATCACCGGTCAGGTCTACAGCGTCAGCGGCGGACTGACGATGATCTGA
- a CDS encoding amidohydrolase family protein, whose translation MAIDFLCNHFTADSIAKNYLHNEEEAARFAQIGLTDNLVGNDPEVFLAEMSKIGVEKLLVPSIVTWSYWRSEPVEHTTPEEVIEIRKAAPDRIYGLYGVDVRKRMAGVRELEMLVREHDFRGIHIHPHGFGFPPDHAYYFPFYAKCEELGVPVVISMGHTVDLMPIENGKPIHLDKIALYFPDLRIVCAHTGWPWVEEAIALAWKHPNLYIGTSAYKPRNWSPQLVKFINSWGKGKVMWGTDFPLIMQKESIEQVKALGLKPDAEASLLHGTAQHVFGL comes from the coding sequence ATGGCCATCGATTTCCTGTGCAATCATTTCACTGCCGACAGCATCGCCAAGAACTACCTTCACAATGAGGAGGAGGCGGCGCGTTTCGCCCAGATCGGCCTGACCGACAATCTGGTTGGCAATGACCCCGAAGTCTTTCTGGCCGAGATGTCGAAGATCGGGGTGGAGAAGCTTCTGGTGCCGTCGATCGTCACCTGGTCCTACTGGCGTTCCGAGCCGGTCGAGCACACGACGCCGGAGGAGGTCATCGAGATCCGCAAGGCGGCGCCCGATCGCATCTACGGGCTCTATGGCGTCGACGTGCGCAAGCGCATGGCCGGTGTGCGAGAGCTGGAAATGCTGGTGCGCGAGCATGACTTCCGCGGCATCCATATTCACCCCCATGGCTTCGGCTTCCCGCCGGACCATGCCTACTACTTTCCGTTCTACGCAAAGTGCGAGGAACTCGGCGTTCCTGTCGTGATATCGATGGGCCACACCGTCGACCTGATGCCGATCGAGAACGGCAAGCCGATCCATCTCGACAAGATCGCCCTCTATTTCCCGGACCTCAGGATCGTCTGCGCCCATACGGGCTGGCCCTGGGTGGAAGAGGCGATCGCGCTCGCCTGGAAGCATCCCAATCTCTATATCGGCACCTCGGCCTACAAGCCCAGGAACTGGTCGCCGCAACTGGTGAAGTTCATCAATAGCTGGGGCAAGGGCAAGGTGATGTGGGGAACCGATTTCCCGCTCATCATGCAGAAGGAATCCATCGAGCAGGTGAAGGCGCTGGGCCTGAAGCCGGATGCGGAGGCATCGCTTCTGCACGGCACCGCACAGCATGTCTTCGGGCTCTGA
- a CDS encoding enoyl-CoA hydratase/isomerase family protein: MSGESGLEAAFESGVAKLMIARERRRNALDDATMEALRDALIRAKRESIGAIVLCGEGTKAFCAGSDLKEMAEQSYDERLMHTELGQEIGDLIEAHPAVVIAAIEGYCLGGGLEIASACDYRIAGRSAVLGLPEVAINALPSWGGTVRIPRIVGVGRARELVIFGRMLSGAEAEQWGLVARAVDDGAAVNEAMELARQIASGHDRRTVSIAKHLLSFGYGIPARSGRHLEYLADMNQLGSDAVEQGVARYKS, from the coding sequence ATGAGCGGAGAATCGGGACTTGAGGCCGCCTTCGAAAGCGGCGTGGCCAAGCTGATGATCGCGCGCGAGCGACGCCGCAATGCGCTCGACGATGCAACGATGGAAGCGCTACGCGATGCCCTGATCAGAGCCAAGCGCGAGAGCATCGGCGCCATCGTGTTGTGCGGCGAGGGCACCAAGGCGTTTTGTGCCGGATCCGACCTGAAGGAAATGGCGGAGCAGAGCTATGACGAGAGGCTGATGCACACTGAACTCGGCCAGGAGATCGGCGACCTCATTGAAGCGCATCCGGCAGTGGTGATCGCAGCGATCGAGGGGTATTGCCTCGGCGGCGGGCTGGAGATCGCCTCGGCCTGCGACTATCGCATTGCCGGGCGTTCGGCTGTCCTCGGCCTGCCCGAGGTGGCGATCAACGCCTTGCCGTCATGGGGCGGAACGGTGCGCATCCCGCGAATCGTCGGTGTGGGACGCGCACGCGAGCTGGTGATCTTCGGACGTATGCTCAGCGGAGCCGAAGCGGAGCAATGGGGGCTTGTCGCCCGCGCGGTAGACGATGGCGCCGCCGTAAACGAGGCCATGGAACTGGCGCGTCAGATCGCTTCCGGGCACGATCGCAGGACTGTGTCGATCGCCAAGCACCTTCTGAGTTTCGGCTATGGCATACCTGCCCGCAGCGGCCGGCATCTGGAATATCTTGCCGATATGAACCAGCTTGGCAGCGATGCTGTGGAGCAGGGCGTGGCCAGGTATAAGAGCTGA
- a CDS encoding acetate--CoA ligase family protein has protein sequence MNEQFAEEARPAQRLDALLSPRSIAVIGASPRPDTPGHDTLRQLARIGYAGKIIPVNPKYEEIAGLRCVPNLAALDEAPDHAVIAVNNDIVEAAVGEAAARGIKAATIFASCYLENDTSPKLVDRLRREAQRSGMSIVGANCMGFYNMAHRVAASWFPIEDLPSGPIAFVSHSGAVFAAFLGLDQRLGFSLAVSAGQELTTTVADYLDYALDLEETRVAALFLETIRDPKGFERALEKARARTVPVVAIKVGRTSQSARLAESHSGAIAGNDAAYQALFDRYGVIRVRDVDELAATATLLSSPKRYVSGGLAAITDSGGARGLLIDLAEDEKVQFADIGKATQKILSERLDYGLEPVNPLDAWGSGRDYVGVYRDCLNALMADPATGIGMFLFDIGLEDHLSCGFVDACIEVATASEKPVFVATNFGKLPRTGLANRLREAGIPLIDGVGPALRAVRHLMNMKPFAAASAYGERSGAMSEVAANWNEMLTRPSGGFVDEATGYRLLSDWGMNTLQYETVDSAQALSEALDGFILPVVLKTAVPGILHKSDVGGVRVGLPDRAAVEAAYSDMATRLGPQALLVEMAPKGVELIVGGLVDPQFGPIVMIGAGGVMVELFKDVTFVLAPASRDEIRTAISRLKASAILDGFRGSEAVDLEAVVDAIHSFAQLVADLSDSITGIEINPLLATSKGCIPLDVLVTLKR, from the coding sequence TTGAACGAGCAATTTGCCGAAGAGGCAAGGCCCGCACAGCGCCTCGACGCTTTGCTGTCACCACGGTCGATCGCGGTCATCGGCGCATCGCCGCGTCCCGACACGCCCGGTCACGATACGCTCAGGCAGCTTGCCCGCATCGGCTATGCAGGCAAGATCATCCCGGTAAACCCGAAATATGAAGAAATCGCCGGCCTGCGCTGCGTTCCCAATCTGGCGGCCCTCGACGAGGCACCGGACCATGCCGTCATCGCTGTTAACAACGACATCGTAGAAGCCGCTGTCGGCGAGGCTGCGGCACGGGGTATCAAGGCCGCGACCATTTTCGCAAGCTGCTATCTGGAAAATGACACCAGCCCGAAACTGGTCGACCGGCTGAGGAGGGAGGCGCAGCGGAGCGGCATGTCGATCGTCGGCGCCAATTGCATGGGCTTCTACAACATGGCGCATCGTGTTGCGGCGAGCTGGTTCCCGATCGAGGACCTGCCCTCCGGACCGATCGCGTTCGTCAGTCATTCGGGGGCGGTTTTTGCGGCATTCCTCGGTCTGGACCAGCGACTGGGTTTCAGTCTGGCCGTCTCGGCAGGGCAGGAACTGACAACCACGGTCGCCGACTATCTCGACTATGCGCTGGACCTGGAGGAAACGCGCGTTGCGGCGCTTTTCCTCGAAACCATACGCGACCCCAAGGGGTTCGAGAGGGCGCTTGAGAAAGCGCGCGCACGCACCGTTCCGGTGGTTGCCATCAAGGTCGGCCGCACCAGCCAGAGCGCCCGTCTTGCGGAAAGCCATTCCGGCGCCATCGCCGGAAATGACGCCGCCTATCAGGCGCTGTTCGACAGATATGGCGTGATCCGTGTCAGGGACGTCGATGAACTGGCGGCGACGGCGACATTGCTTTCGTCGCCAAAGCGCTATGTTTCCGGCGGTCTCGCGGCGATTACCGATTCCGGTGGTGCGCGCGGCCTGCTGATCGATCTGGCCGAGGACGAGAAAGTTCAGTTTGCCGATATCGGAAAGGCCACGCAGAAAATCCTGAGCGAACGGCTGGATTATGGCCTTGAGCCGGTGAACCCGCTCGACGCCTGGGGCTCTGGCCGCGACTATGTCGGCGTCTACCGCGATTGCCTGAACGCGCTTATGGCGGACCCGGCAACCGGTATCGGTATGTTCCTGTTCGACATCGGACTGGAGGACCATCTGTCTTGCGGTTTCGTGGATGCCTGCATCGAGGTCGCGACCGCCAGCGAAAAGCCGGTATTCGTTGCCACCAACTTCGGCAAGCTGCCGCGCACCGGACTGGCGAACCGGCTGCGTGAGGCGGGCATTCCGCTGATCGACGGAGTTGGCCCGGCGTTGCGTGCGGTCAGGCATCTGATGAATATGAAGCCTTTCGCGGCCGCCTCTGCCTATGGGGAACGCTCTGGAGCGATGTCGGAGGTCGCTGCCAACTGGAACGAGATGCTGACACGGCCATCGGGCGGCTTCGTTGACGAAGCCACGGGCTATCGTCTGCTTTCGGACTGGGGCATGAACACGCTCCAGTATGAGACGGTCGACAGCGCGCAGGCGCTCAGCGAGGCGCTTGACGGCTTTATCCTGCCGGTTGTCCTCAAGACGGCCGTTCCCGGCATCCTGCACAAGTCGGATGTTGGCGGCGTGCGCGTCGGCCTGCCCGACCGCGCTGCGGTGGAAGCGGCCTACTCCGATATGGCGACGCGGCTCGGTCCGCAGGCCCTGCTGGTGGAGATGGCGCCAAAAGGTGTCGAGCTCATCGTCGGCGGGCTGGTCGATCCGCAGTTCGGGCCGATCGTCATGATCGGTGCCGGCGGCGTCATGGTCGAGCTGTTCAAGGATGTGACCTTCGTGCTGGCTCCGGCCTCGCGGGACGAAATCCGCACCGCGATCAGCCGGCTCAAGGCCTCGGCCATCCTCGACGGGTTCCGCGGATCGGAGGCGGTTGACCTCGAGGCAGTGGTTGATGCCATCCATTCGTTCGCACAGCTGGTCGCCGACCTTTCCGACAGCATCACCGGCATCGAGATCAATCCGCTTCTGGCGACATCGAAAGGCTGCATTCCGCTGGATGTGCTGGTGACGCTGAAGCGCTGA
- a CDS encoding phenylacetate--CoA ligase family protein — protein sequence MMLNSLPIMRDAFEQMEHAELRALQFRRVRALLDHVSNTNGFYARLWREHGLDITRINSLEDFTKRVPTVEKSDFIADQVNEPPYGSRLRHLIGNAGPLMLFTTSGTSGQGQELHAQTLRELQGSSAVYAYMYRWAGLRPGDTALLTLPLTMLGGGRLEYHGALDYGLNVLPAGNYDARRKLELIDRFKPKGLIGTTSYLWHLAAIRDEGADVSGVEALFCGGEGASLRWYGRLERGWDARVFDRYGSTQSRNDHMFTCEEGLGAENRPGLLHNIDPHVLLEVIDPATGKHARDGEKGEVVLTSLYHLDTPVIRCRMKDLAVYHSGSYCRCGRPFCGIEIGSISRLDEMYRIKGINVWPQAIEQVVLGFYEVDEYEILLSTTPDGSDQAELRFMPKSFLEPGQAALLCERIASEIRSKIALRFEVTALAPESLARSEYKARRWKDQRDYISDAARTAHTP from the coding sequence ATGATGCTGAATTCCCTGCCGATCATGCGCGATGCATTCGAGCAGATGGAGCATGCCGAATTGCGGGCGCTGCAGTTTCGCCGGGTCAGGGCATTGCTCGATCACGTCTCTAACACCAATGGCTTCTATGCCCGTCTCTGGCGTGAGCATGGCCTGGATATCACCAGGATCAATTCGCTGGAGGATTTCACGAAGCGCGTGCCCACAGTCGAGAAGAGCGACTTCATCGCGGATCAGGTGAACGAACCGCCTTATGGGAGCCGTCTCCGGCATCTCATCGGGAATGCCGGGCCACTCATGCTTTTCACCACCAGCGGCACGTCCGGACAGGGGCAGGAACTGCATGCGCAAACGCTGCGCGAATTGCAGGGCAGTTCTGCGGTCTACGCCTATATGTACCGATGGGCCGGCCTGCGGCCGGGCGACACGGCTTTGCTCACTCTGCCGCTGACCATGCTGGGCGGCGGCAGGCTGGAATATCACGGGGCGCTCGACTACGGGCTCAACGTTCTTCCTGCCGGCAACTACGATGCCCGGCGCAAGCTGGAACTTATCGATCGTTTCAAACCGAAAGGGCTGATTGGCACGACATCTTACTTATGGCATCTGGCAGCGATCCGGGATGAGGGTGCCGATGTGTCGGGCGTGGAGGCGCTGTTCTGCGGCGGGGAAGGCGCATCGCTGCGCTGGTATGGCAGGCTCGAGCGCGGCTGGGACGCACGCGTGTTCGACCGTTATGGCTCGACGCAATCGCGCAACGATCACATGTTCACATGCGAGGAAGGCCTGGGCGCGGAGAACCGGCCGGGCCTGCTGCACAACATAGATCCGCATGTACTGCTTGAGGTCATAGATCCGGCCACCGGCAAACATGCGCGCGACGGGGAAAAAGGCGAGGTGGTTCTGACCAGCCTCTATCACCTCGACACGCCGGTCATTCGTTGCCGTATGAAAGATCTGGCGGTCTATCACAGCGGTTCCTATTGCCGATGCGGTCGCCCATTCTGCGGTATCGAAATCGGTTCGATCAGCCGTCTGGACGAAATGTATCGCATCAAGGGTATCAATGTGTGGCCACAGGCAATCGAGCAGGTTGTGCTCGGCTTTTACGAAGTCGATGAGTACGAGATCCTGCTCAGCACCACGCCTGACGGCTCCGACCAGGCGGAACTGCGCTTTATGCCGAAGAGCTTTCTGGAGCCGGGTCAGGCCGCCTTACTTTGCGAACGGATCGCCAGCGAAATCCGCAGCAAGATAGCTTTGCGCTTCGAAGTCACCGCTCTCGCGCCCGAAAGCCTTGCTCGCAGCGAGTACAAGGCCAGACGATGGAAAGACCAGCGCGACTATATTTCAGATGCGGCCCGGACGGCGCACACGCCATGA
- a CDS encoding acyl-CoA dehydrogenase family protein, with amino-acid sequence MTDTSLRSSVLATVDRFCHEHVRPAVPDMELTAEFPENLYRKAGELGLFRMDIPEELGGIGEDRVLPLLAAERIARTSPAFAVTFANCADVLTPIIAKATPALSSSIVPDVAAGIRVPCISMSEPLAGSDVSAMRTRAVRVKGGYRINGRKMWCTNGSVGDVFVVFAKTDPDAGSRGISAFLIENGAPGFERGRDEPLTGLRGNPTSELVLEDVFVPDSHRLGEENEGFRIAMLTLDSARLNAAGMALGAARAALEIARSYALERQQFGKPVFHHQGLQFLIAELAAEIEMCRTVWFKGLDAMGRGAARETSAIASIAKLLCTEMAVRVTTECVQVMGASGLSKENPAERLMRDSRTFQIFDGTPQIQRLLIARHLVRDGLMTF; translated from the coding sequence TTGACTGACACTTCCCTTCGCTCCTCCGTCCTCGCAACTGTCGACCGGTTCTGTCATGAGCATGTCCGGCCAGCCGTTCCGGATATGGAGCTCACCGCCGAATTCCCGGAAAATCTGTATCGCAAGGCGGGTGAACTCGGCCTTTTTCGCATGGACATACCGGAAGAGCTGGGCGGCATCGGCGAGGATCGCGTCCTGCCGCTGCTGGCAGCGGAACGCATCGCGCGGACCAGCCCGGCATTTGCCGTAACCTTCGCCAATTGCGCCGACGTGCTGACCCCGATTATCGCGAAAGCGACGCCGGCCCTTTCCTCCTCGATCGTTCCGGATGTGGCTGCCGGCATCAGGGTCCCCTGCATCTCGATGTCAGAGCCGCTGGCGGGATCGGACGTATCCGCCATGCGCACCCGCGCTGTCCGGGTCAAAGGAGGTTACCGCATCAACGGCCGGAAGATGTGGTGCACCAATGGTTCGGTGGGCGATGTCTTCGTCGTTTTCGCCAAGACCGATCCCGACGCCGGATCACGCGGCATCTCCGCATTCCTTATCGAGAACGGCGCCCCGGGTTTCGAGCGAGGCCGGGACGAGCCGCTTACCGGCCTGCGCGGCAATCCGACCAGCGAACTGGTGCTTGAGGATGTCTTCGTGCCGGACAGCCATCGTCTCGGCGAGGAAAATGAAGGCTTCAGGATCGCCATGCTGACGCTCGACTCGGCCAGGCTCAACGCTGCCGGCATGGCGCTTGGTGCAGCAAGAGCAGCGCTTGAAATCGCCCGCTCATATGCGCTTGAGCGTCAGCAATTCGGCAAGCCAGTTTTCCATCATCAGGGCCTGCAGTTTCTGATCGCCGAACTCGCGGCAGAGATCGAGATGTGCAGAACGGTCTGGTTTAAAGGGCTCGACGCCATGGGCCGCGGCGCAGCAAGGGAAACCAGCGCAATCGCTTCGATCGCCAAATTGCTGTGTACGGAAATGGCGGTGCGCGTCACCACCGAGTGCGTGCAGGTGATGGGTGCCAGCGGGCTGTCTAAGGAAAACCCTGCTGAACGCCTGATGCGCGACTCCCGGACCTTCCAGATTTTCGACGGCACACCGCAAATCCAGCGCCTGTTGATAGCACGCCATCTGGTCCGCGACGGATTGATGACGTTCTGA
- a CDS encoding acetoacetate decarboxylase family protein — protein sequence MEAEACYLDVGQWAHPFGHAPWHFEGETVSVFVEAEPRSLAAFVPLPLTLSGPPVFRLTVHALRSDCGLGAEWAARNPQRSQFHEAVIAFNAAIDGVDGNWDPFMWTDAEAQLCVGRELYGFSMRLGDVAMTRRPALNGWRRGDFVSARVGQDGVPIMSLEMQMEGAGSQAAAPPVPGTPVFYSRRTLPRPDSPAISDIVLSRTTMQSLRSGEVWSGSGSFRIWDERLAALAGGRVLGARWSSFEMTKPPAEVLGRWVARSGELTS from the coding sequence ATGGAGGCGGAAGCCTGTTACCTGGATGTCGGGCAGTGGGCCCATCCCTTCGGCCATGCCCCATGGCATTTCGAGGGAGAGACCGTCAGCGTATTCGTGGAGGCGGAGCCGCGGTCGCTGGCTGCTTTCGTGCCGCTGCCATTGACCCTGTCGGGTCCGCCCGTTTTCAGGCTCACAGTGCATGCCCTGCGCTCCGATTGCGGCCTTGGTGCGGAATGGGCCGCGCGCAATCCGCAGCGGTCGCAGTTCCACGAGGCGGTAATTGCGTTCAACGCCGCCATCGATGGTGTCGACGGTAACTGGGACCCGTTCATGTGGACCGATGCGGAGGCGCAGCTCTGCGTGGGCCGTGAACTCTACGGCTTCTCCATGCGGTTGGGAGACGTTGCAATGACCAGACGCCCGGCCTTGAACGGCTGGCGCCGTGGCGATTTCGTCTCGGCCCGCGTCGGTCAGGATGGTGTTCCGATCATGTCGCTGGAAATGCAGATGGAAGGTGCAGGCTCGCAGGCGGCCGCACCACCCGTGCCGGGTACGCCGGTGTTCTATTCGCGCCGGACACTGCCAAGGCCCGACAGTCCGGCTATCTCCGATATCGTGCTCAGCCGCACGACGATGCAGAGCCTGCGATCGGGGGAAGTCTGGTCCGGCAGCGGCAGTTTCCGCATTTGGGACGAGCGGCTTGCAGCGCTGGCTGGCGGCAGGGTGCTTGGCGCGCGCTGGAGCAGTTTCGAGATGACCAAGCCGCCGGCCGAGGTCCTCGGACGGTGGGTGGCCAGGAGTGGAGAACTGACATCATGA
- a CDS encoding SDR family NAD(P)-dependent oxidoreductase — protein MIDLRNKTVLVTGSSRGIGRAILETCHAAGAGVVLHYGRNAGAADEITSRLGAERCLAVQGELSELADVKRLWQTAVDWTGRVDVLVNNASIRMDLDIEAPDEEWDRAWRKVLDVNLIAPAHLARMAVRHFQQRGGGAMINIASRPAFRGDTATCPHDGAAKGGLVSLTRQIARHYGGDNVKAFVVAPGIIETDQATEFFEASGRAAWLEEIPAGRFGRPSDIAGIVAFLASGLADYATGSTIDVNGASYVH, from the coding sequence ATGATAGACCTTCGCAACAAGACCGTTCTTGTCACGGGTTCGTCCCGCGGTATCGGCCGGGCGATCCTGGAAACCTGCCATGCGGCCGGAGCTGGCGTCGTGCTTCACTATGGCCGCAATGCCGGCGCTGCCGATGAAATCACGTCGCGGCTGGGCGCGGAGCGGTGTCTGGCGGTGCAGGGCGAACTCTCTGAACTCGCCGATGTGAAGCGGCTGTGGCAGACTGCCGTCGACTGGACAGGAAGAGTGGATGTTCTGGTGAACAATGCCTCGATCCGCATGGATCTCGATATCGAAGCTCCGGATGAGGAGTGGGACCGGGCGTGGCGGAAGGTACTGGACGTCAATCTCATAGCGCCCGCGCATCTCGCACGAATGGCAGTACGGCATTTCCAGCAGCGCGGCGGCGGAGCGATGATCAACATTGCCAGTCGGCCGGCGTTCCGCGGTGACACCGCCACCTGCCCGCATGATGGCGCGGCAAAGGGCGGGCTGGTGTCGCTTACCCGCCAGATCGCGCGGCATTACGGCGGTGACAATGTGAAGGCGTTTGTGGTCGCCCCTGGCATTATCGAGACCGATCAGGCCACGGAATTCTTTGAGGCCAGCGGGCGTGCCGCGTGGCTGGAAGAGATTCCGGCCGGACGCTTCGGCCGTCCGTCCGACATCGCCGGTATTGTGGCTTTCCTCGCTTCGGGACTGGCCGACTATGCGACCGGATCGACGATAGACGTCAATGGCGCCTCATATGTACACTGA
- a CDS encoding cupin domain-containing protein has translation MNEAKHGNDPDGVGERLATLRAAYGLSQRELARRAGLTNGTISLIEQGVTSPQVASLKKILSVFSISIADFFSLDTESASNVFFGKEDLVEIGGGDISFLLVNGRDKNRKLQMVTERYEPGADTGVEMLQHSGEECGIVLSGSLEVTVGTERRILQAGEAYYFNSSLPHRFRNLGEDICEVVSAATPPSF, from the coding sequence GTGAACGAAGCAAAGCACGGCAATGACCCTGATGGCGTCGGCGAGCGCCTGGCCACGCTGCGCGCCGCATACGGCCTTTCCCAAAGGGAGCTGGCAAGGCGTGCAGGTCTGACAAACGGCACGATTTCCCTCATAGAGCAAGGTGTCACGAGCCCTCAGGTTGCATCTCTGAAGAAGATATTGTCGGTCTTCTCTATCAGCATCGCCGATTTCTTCTCACTCGACACCGAAAGCGCTTCCAATGTCTTTTTCGGCAAGGAAGATCTTGTTGAGATCGGCGGCGGAGATATTTCCTTCCTCCTCGTGAATGGCAGGGACAAGAACCGCAAGCTGCAGATGGTAACGGAGCGATACGAGCCGGGCGCCGACACGGGCGTTGAAATGTTGCAACATTCGGGAGAGGAGTGCGGGATTGTTCTGAGTGGTTCGCTCGAAGTCACCGTCGGCACCGAACGCAGGATCCTTCAGGCAGGAGAGGCTTATTATTTCAACAGCTCTCTCCCGCACCGCTTCCGCAACCTGGGCGAGGACATATGCGAGGTCGTCAGCGCAGCAACCCCACCGTCCTTCTGA
- a CDS encoding acyl-CoA dehydrogenase family protein, with protein sequence MDFELTSQQALIAETARRFVSAHLMPHEENIERLGEVPDELRHQLKALAMEAGLYAANMPESVGGAGLSNVELALLERELGRVSLPLASCVLRPAPILKACAGEQIERYLKPVVRGERVDCFALTEPGAGSDANNISTEAVADGDDFILNGSKHFISHADVADFAIVFAVSGMTEGARPRKLITSFLVDKGTPGFEVRRMGRAVGNRGYHQCELFFTDCRVPGSQVLGEVHRGFDVAKEWLFASRLAIAANCVGRAERILEMSLQWAATRRTFGKPIADHQGIGFKLADMATEIEAAKLLTLQCAWKIDRGEGSEAVVAMAKMYSSEMLGRVADNAVQIFGGMGVMQEMPVERFWRDARVERIWDGTSEIQRHLIARELTRPYKQ encoded by the coding sequence TTGGACTTTGAGCTTACCAGTCAGCAGGCTTTGATAGCAGAGACGGCACGTCGTTTCGTGTCGGCGCATCTTATGCCGCATGAAGAAAATATCGAACGGCTGGGCGAGGTGCCGGATGAGCTGCGCCATCAGCTCAAGGCACTGGCGATGGAGGCCGGCCTCTATGCGGCCAATATGCCGGAGTCGGTTGGCGGAGCTGGCCTGAGCAATGTCGAGCTCGCCCTTCTGGAGCGCGAGCTGGGGCGGGTCAGTCTGCCGCTGGCAAGCTGCGTGCTTCGCCCGGCGCCTATTCTCAAGGCCTGTGCCGGCGAGCAGATCGAGCGCTATCTCAAGCCCGTCGTCCGGGGCGAGCGTGTCGATTGCTTTGCGCTGACCGAGCCGGGTGCGGGATCGGACGCCAACAACATCTCCACCGAGGCGGTGGCCGACGGCGACGACTTCATCCTCAATGGTTCGAAGCATTTCATCAGCCATGCCGATGTCGCCGATTTCGCTATCGTCTTCGCCGTCAGCGGCATGACCGAGGGCGCACGGCCGCGCAAGCTCATTACCTCTTTCCTCGTCGACAAGGGAACCCCCGGTTTCGAGGTTCGCCGCATGGGCCGTGCCGTCGGCAACCGGGGCTATCACCAGTGCGAGCTCTTCTTCACCGATTGCCGCGTGCCGGGAAGCCAGGTTCTTGGCGAAGTGCATCGGGGCTTCGATGTCGCCAAGGAATGGCTGTTCGCGAGCCGGCTGGCGATCGCGGCCAATTGCGTGGGGCGGGCCGAGCGCATTCTTGAGATGTCTCTGCAATGGGCGGCGACGCGCAGGACTTTTGGCAAGCCGATCGCGGATCACCAGGGAATTGGTTTCAAGCTTGCCGACATGGCGACCGAGATCGAGGCGGCGAAGCTTCTGACGCTGCAATGCGCATGGAAGATCGACCGGGGTGAGGGGAGCGAGGCCGTAGTCGCCATGGCGAAGATGTATTCCAGCGAGATGCTGGGCCGGGTTGCCGACAATGCAGTACAGATCTTTGGCGGCATGGGCGTGATGCAGGAGATGCCGGTTGAGCGCTTCTGGCGGGATGCACGCGTTGAGCGGATATGGGACGGTACGTCGGAAATCCAGCGTCATCTGATCGCGCGCGAGCTGACGCGCCCATACAAGCAGTAG